In one window of Falco cherrug isolate bFalChe1 chromosome 12, bFalChe1.pri, whole genome shotgun sequence DNA:
- the TM2D1 gene encoding TM2 domain-containing protein 1, whose amino-acid sequence MAARPGRPPAGPGRRRGAAEAQILLLLWFAGAAVEGAAGMEPPLKCDELRLGQYMCDEPKIDNSTQEPMNCTNHTAYVQCLPAPNITCKDHLGIEKVFTGHEVGFYKPIECRNVNGYSYKVAVALSLFLGWLGADRFYLGYPALGLLKFCTVGFCGIGSLIDFILISMQIVGPSDGSSYIIDYYGARLTRLTITNATFRKMQTYP is encoded by the exons ATGGCCgcccggccggggcggccgccggcggggccggggcggcggagAGGCGCGGCGGAGGCCCAGATCCTGCTTCTCCTCTGGTTCGCGGGCGCAGCCGTGGAGGGAGCGGCGGGCATGGAGCCGCCGCTCAAGTGCGACGAGCTGAGGCTGGGGCAATAT ATGTGCGATGAGCCTAAAATAGACAATAGTACACAAGAGCCAATGAATTGTACAAATCACACAGCATATG TTCAATGTCTGCCAGCGCCAAATATTACTTGCAAAGATCACCTTGGCATAGAAAAAGTCTTTACAGGACATGAAGTGGGATTTTACAAGCCTATTGAGTGTCGCAATGT AAATGGATACTCCTACAAAGTCGCAGTGGCTCTGTCCTTATTTCTTGGATGGTTGGGAGCAGATAGATTTTATCTAGGCTATCCTGCATTAG gTTTGTTAAAGTTCTGCACTGTAGGATTTTGTGGAATTGGTAGCCTAATTGATTTCATACTTATTTCAATGCAG ATCGTTGGACCTTCCGATGGCTCTAGTTATATTATAGATTACTATGGAGCAAGGCTTACGCGGCTCACTATTACCAATGCAACATTCAGGAAAATGCAGACCTATCCTTAA